From the genome of Candidatus Acidiferrales bacterium:
AGCTGCTAAATCTCTGCCGGTCTATGTCCGGGCTTTTCGGTTCTTCCAATTGTGGAGGATGTTCCTCGAAAAGTTTTCTTGTCTCGGTATCCAGGGTATCAGGATCACGGAGAAACTTGTCGTAAAGTTCTAGGACGAATCCTGCATTCGGTCCGTAGAATTCTTTCAACGAATCCATATTTGTCTGCATATCCATTTTTGCATAAATGCGAGGTACACATCCAAACGTATATAAGGTGCGAAAAAATCCCGAAATGCAAGATTCTTCCGGGAAAAACGGAAAATGAGTTGCTATTGTCGGTAGCGACGAGAATTTAAGCGGTGATTTCACCTTTGTTTCATAGTTTCCTGCTAAATTATGTCGCACAAAAATGTTATCGGTATGCAGTTCAAAATATTAGCCGGCTTCTTCCTGGCAGGAAGTTTTCCCCTTTTATGCCCAAACATTTCTTTTGCGCAAACGAAATTTTTTACTCTAGACGATTATCTCGGCGCGGCGTTGAAGATGAGTCCATTGATCGCCTCATCGAAGCTTGAAAGAAACTCCGCCGTTTATGCGCGCGAGGGAGTGAGCCGCGGTTTTCTTCCACAAATCGGGATTAATTCTCAATTTATTCTTGCACCGTCGGCCGGTTATGATCCTGCCGTCACCAACGGCGGCCAGCTTGGTGCTCAGCTCGGGGCAAGTTACGTCCTGTATAACGGCGGATTGAAAAATCTTCAGATACAAAAAGGAGACTTGGGAATTATCCAGGGAACTGCGAATCTGAAAAAGACTCAGGCAGATGTTCTTTACAGCACGGCGGTGGCATTCGCCGGGGCGGTCAAAGAGAAAAGAGAGCTCGATGTGCTGGGACAGAATGTCGATCTTTTGAAGGATTACTTAACGCTTGTAAGAGAACTTCATGCAAGTGGACAGGGAAGCGAGAGCGACGTGCTGAATACTTCCGTCGAATTCGAGAATGCGAAGATCGAGGCAGATGCGATGGCAGGATCTTATAGGAATGCCTTGCTTGATCTTTCACAATCCTCAGGGGTCCCGTCCGATGAAGCTGCCGACGTCGACACCACGCTCACGGTCGTCAGGGTGGACACCGTGTTCCACGATACAAACAATGTCGATCTTGCGGCTGCTTTGCTTGAAAAGCAGGGTGCGGATTTTGACGCCGAGATGGTTGTCAGCCAGGCGAGACCGTCCGTCTCGCTTGAAGCTGATGCTGGTGCTCTGACATCTCTCCCGAATTTGCAGCGAGGGCTTGCGAATGTTCTTGGCGCTGAAGTTGGCATCAGTTTCACTTTGCCGATCATCACCTACGGGTACTACGATGACCAGTATGCGTCCGCACATTTGAAAGCAGGAAGTATATCGGCGCAGAATGAATTTCTAAGGAGTTCCTTGACGGCACAATTTGCCCAGGCAAGGAACAATTATAGGCAGGCAAACAAGGAATTAGAATTGCTGGAATCAAACCTGTCGACCGCCGAAAAGAATTTTGCACTGGCGAAGGCAAAATACGCCGGTGGAGGCGGTTCCAGTCTGGAAGTCCTCAACGCAATTCAACTGATCAATCAAATCGAAATGTCGATGG
Proteins encoded in this window:
- a CDS encoding TolC family protein translates to MQFKILAGFFLAGSFPLLCPNISFAQTKFFTLDDYLGAALKMSPLIASSKLERNSAVYAREGVSRGFLPQIGINSQFILAPSAGYDPAVTNGGQLGAQLGASYVLYNGGLKNLQIQKGDLGIIQGTANLKKTQADVLYSTAVAFAGAVKEKRELDVLGQNVDLLKDYLTLVRELHASGQGSESDVLNTSVEFENAKIEADAMAGSYRNALLDLSQSSGVPSDEAADVDTTLTVVRVDTVFHDTNNVDLAAALLEKQGADFDAEMVVSQARPSVSLEADAGALTSLPNLQRGLANVLGAEVGISFTLPIITYGYYDDQYASAHLKAGSISAQNEFLRSSLTAQFAQARNNYRQANKELELLESNLSTAEKNFALAKAKYAGGGGSSLEVLNAIQLINQIEMSMEETRNTIVLSAFKMQRLNYSGTISNGE